One region of Streptomyces davaonensis JCM 4913 genomic DNA includes:
- a CDS encoding cytochrome b/b6 domain-containing protein: protein MRSTAGSMTPTGTATEPDSAGRVRRFSTAERMVHRATGYLMLLCLVSAACLYIGPLALLVGRRHLMITVHEWSGILLPLPLLLGLLSAEFRADLRRLNRFAAYDRQWLRAVRKRRTSPEARPAGKFNAGQKIYAGWIAGAVLVMMFTGLLMWFMGLLPFLSRTSAIFVHDVLAWAITIAVLEHMRRAFEDPEARLGMRTGYVSRSWARRYHSRWLHEERDESSDEK from the coding sequence ATGCGATCGACGGCTGGCTCGATGACGCCGACCGGAACGGCGACGGAGCCTGACTCCGCCGGCCGGGTGCGCCGCTTCAGCACCGCCGAGCGCATGGTCCACCGCGCCACCGGCTACCTGATGCTGCTGTGCCTGGTGTCCGCCGCATGTCTGTACATCGGTCCGCTCGCCCTGCTCGTCGGGCGGCGCCACCTGATGATCACGGTCCATGAGTGGTCGGGCATCCTGCTGCCGCTGCCCTTGCTCCTCGGGCTGCTCTCCGCCGAGTTCCGCGCGGACCTGCGCAGGCTGAACCGCTTCGCGGCCTACGACCGGCAGTGGCTGCGAGCCGTACGCAAGCGCAGGACCTCGCCCGAGGCGCGGCCGGCCGGCAAGTTCAACGCGGGACAGAAGATCTATGCGGGCTGGATCGCCGGCGCCGTGCTGGTGATGATGTTCACCGGCCTGCTGATGTGGTTCATGGGGCTGCTGCCCTTCCTCTCCCGCACCAGCGCGATCTTCGTCCACGACGTGCTGGCCTGGGCCATCACCATCGCCGTACTCGAGCACATGCGCCGGGCCTTCGAGGACCCGGAGGCGCGGCTCGGGATGCGCACCGGTTACGTAAGCCGGTCCTGGGCGCGTCGGTACCACTCGCGCTGGCTGCACGAGGAGCGCGACGAAAGCTCGGACGAGAAGTGA
- a CDS encoding molybdopterin-dependent oxidoreductase codes for MAGQPKPGANGAPVARRAMLGMLAAGAAGLATAPYLQHGWENFLAAASEVDSTGLTGLLPNPGGFRYYSVVGSVPHKDETNYTLRVDGLVDRPKTYTLGDLRAMPQTRVVHDVLCTDGWRVNQTPFEGVKLADLLDAAGVRSPGAAIRFTCFDGAYTESLTLEQARRSDVLVALKMQDKPVTHAHGGPVRLYVAPMYFYKSAKWLSGISVTDKVIPGYWEERGYAIDGWLDDADRNGDGA; via the coding sequence ATGGCAGGACAGCCGAAGCCAGGGGCCAATGGCGCACCGGTGGCACGGCGGGCGATGCTGGGCATGCTCGCCGCGGGCGCCGCGGGGCTCGCCACCGCGCCCTACCTCCAGCACGGCTGGGAGAACTTCCTCGCCGCCGCCTCCGAGGTGGACTCGACCGGGCTGACCGGACTGCTGCCCAATCCGGGCGGATTCCGGTACTACAGCGTGGTCGGCTCGGTGCCGCACAAGGACGAGACGAACTACACGCTGCGGGTCGACGGACTCGTGGACCGCCCGAAGACGTACACGCTCGGCGATCTGCGGGCGATGCCGCAGACGAGGGTCGTGCACGACGTGCTGTGCACGGACGGCTGGCGGGTGAACCAAACGCCGTTCGAGGGCGTGAAGTTGGCGGACCTCCTCGACGCCGCCGGAGTGCGTTCGCCGGGCGCGGCGATCCGCTTCACCTGCTTCGACGGCGCCTACACCGAGAGCCTCACCCTGGAACAGGCCCGCCGCTCCGACGTCCTGGTGGCCCTGAAGATGCAGGACAAGCCTGTCACCCACGCACACGGCGGACCGGTCCGCCTGTACGTGGCACCCATGTACTTCTACAAGTCGGCCAAATGGCTGTCCGGGATTTCGGTCACCGACAAGGTGATCCCGGGCTATTGGGAGGAACGCGGTTATGCGATCGACGGCTGGCTCGATGACGCCGACCGGAACGGCGACGGAGCCTGA